In Erigeron canadensis isolate Cc75 chromosome 6, C_canadensis_v1, whole genome shotgun sequence, the following are encoded in one genomic region:
- the LOC122603712 gene encoding uncharacterized protein LOC122603712, translating to MRNPPSLVSLAIDATVLNLQNIYSDLSFLPDHILIDLFLRTLKAGKLTPRILKIFVATEKEEVLSMIQGLNIQLVLTPVLPTRCSDKF from the exons ATGAGAAACCCGCCTTCTTTGGTGTCACTTGCAATTGATGCAACTGTTttgaatcttcaaaatatttattcagatctttcttttcttcctgATCATATCCTCATCGATCTCTttctt aGAACCCTCAAGGCTGGGAAACTAACCCCGAGGATCTTGAAGATTTTTGTGGCAACCGAGAAGGAAGAAGTTCTCTCTATGATCCAAGGACTTAATATTCAGCTTGTTTTGACTCCTGTCCTTCCCACCA GATGTTCAGACAAGTTCTAA
- the LOC122603711 gene encoding probable UDP-arabinopyranose mutase 5 — translation MSQVTIDSNEVDIVIAAFHSDLTSFLEEWRPMFSRFHLIIVQDPDLKEDLKIPKGFNVDIYTKSDIEKLFTSSGVSKFSGYACRFFGYLVSKRKYIISLDDDCSPAKDTNGDLVDIVTQHITNLKTPATPLFFNTLYDPYRKGADFVRGYPFSLRSGVPCVLSCGLWLNLADYDAPTQALKPDLRNSRYVDAVMTIPKYSLMPMSGINIAFDREIVGPAILPALKLTKEGKFRWETMEDIWCGLVVKVVCDHLQLGVKTGIPYVWRNERGSAIDSLKKEWEGVKLVEELVPFFQTLKLSSDAVTAEACVTEIAAAIKKGSHSVLDGAADNIVEWVKIRKEFESRVLG, via the coding sequence ATGTCTCAAGTAACGATTGATAGCAATGAAGTTGACATCGTGATTGCTGCTTTCCATTCTGACCTTACCTCCTTCTTGGAGGAATGGAGGCCCATGTTTTCCCGATTTCATTTGATTATAGTCCAAGATCCTGACCTTAAAGAAGATCTGAAAATCCCTAAAGGTTTCAACGTTGATATCTACACCAAATCAGacatagaaaaattatttaCCTCTTCAGGTGTCTCCAAGTTTTCTGGATACGCCTGTCGCTTTTTTGGCTATCTTGTATCTAAAAGAAAGTACATAATATCACTTGATGATGACTGCAGTCCCGCTAAAGATACAAATGGTGATCTAGTAGACATTGTCACCCAACACATTACAAACCTGAAAACACCTGCAACTCCATTATTTTTCAACACACTTTATGACCCGTACAGGAAAGGAGCAGATTTTGTTCGTGGGTACCCGTTTAGCTTACGAAGTGGGGTCCCATGTGTTCTCTCATGTGGACTATGGCTCAATTTAGCAGACTATGATGCACCCACCCAAGCCTTGAAACCAGATCTTAGAAATTCACGATATGTTGATGCGGTTATGACTATACCCAAGTATTCATTGATGCCCATGAGTGGAATCAACATAGCATTTGACCGCGAGATTGTCGGTCCTGCGATTTTGCCAGCATTGAAGCTCACAAAAGAAGGGAAGTTCAGGTGGGAAACAATGGAGGACATATGGTGTGGACTCGTGGTGAAAGTCGTGTGTGATCATTTGCAATTGGGTGTGAAAACTGGAATTCCATATGTGTGGAGGAATGAAAGAGGAAGTGCAATCGATAGTTTGAAGAAAGAATGGGAAGGGGTTAAGTTGGTGGAGGAATTGGTTCCATTTTTTCAGACATTGAAGCTGTCTTCTGATGCGGTGACAGCAGAGGCTTGTGTGACAGAAATAGCCGCAGCCATAAAGAAGGGATCACATTCTGTGCTTGATGGTGCTGCTGATAACATAGTGGAATGGGTGAAGATTAGGAAGGAATTCGAGTCTCGTGTTTTGGGTtaa